The following are from one region of the Pseudodesulfovibrio piezophilus C1TLV30 genome:
- a CDS encoding YkgJ family cysteine cluster protein yields the protein MSLTHTGDSDICRRCSLQGPTCCRIATGQEEYCFPISQVEKERIQEHAPFTGGFVLSPNSKAFADYAARLFPGEEALVRALFPEGKEHFRLAVDSLGACRFLGPEGCEIPQEIRPYYCRLFPFWMAEGDVIFFDSPTCLARREERTLNRMLRCLDMTRAEVKDLYGRLRLVWGLPPAKGARTVKKGF from the coding sequence ATGAGCTTGACCCATACCGGCGACAGCGATATTTGCAGACGGTGTTCCCTTCAGGGACCGACCTGTTGTCGAATAGCCACGGGGCAGGAAGAGTACTGCTTTCCCATTTCTCAAGTAGAAAAAGAACGAATACAGGAACACGCTCCGTTTACTGGTGGCTTTGTTCTTTCTCCAAATTCCAAGGCTTTTGCAGATTATGCTGCTCGCCTCTTTCCCGGCGAAGAGGCTCTGGTCAGAGCGTTATTTCCCGAGGGAAAAGAGCATTTTCGTCTGGCTGTGGATTCTTTGGGCGCATGTCGTTTTCTTGGGCCTGAAGGGTGTGAAATCCCACAGGAAATTCGTCCGTATTATTGTCGCCTCTTTCCCTTTTGGATGGCTGAGGGTGACGTGATTTTTTTTGACTCTCCGACCTGTCTTGCCCGCAGGGAGGAGAGAACTCTCAATCGAATGTTGCGCTGTCTCGACATGACGCGAGCCGAGGTCAAGGATCTCTATGGCCGCTTGCGACTGGTCTGGGGGCTGCCGCCCGCCAAGGGTGCCCGCACGGTTAAAAAAGGTTTTTGA
- a CDS encoding KpsF/GutQ family sugar-phosphate isomerase, with protein sequence MECTSGRTDWVNIAREVLDTEIEGLEAVKGQLSETFATAVTAMAGCSGRVVVTGVGKSGLVGRKIAATLSSTGTPSFFLHPVEGAHGDMGMLRDEDVILAISNSGGTDELNAILPTLKSLGVTIICMTAHTTSDMARLSDIVIEVAVPREACLIGLAPTSSTTAQLAVGDALAVCLMEWKSFGRDDFKKFHPGGSLGQRLASSVDQLMHCEGLPVVGSDASLHSALEVLNSGGLGLVAIVDDETVLKGVLSDGDVRREVCCGPFDVTRPIGEVMTLSPKRANVGESSALVLDVMEQNQITVLPVVNDDGVLVGMVHLHDLLGKGALRFSGSGLTENVG encoded by the coding sequence ATGGAATGCACTTCCGGCAGAACCGACTGGGTGAATATCGCCAGAGAGGTTCTGGATACCGAAATAGAGGGACTTGAGGCTGTCAAGGGACAATTAAGTGAAACCTTTGCTACAGCAGTCACGGCCATGGCCGGGTGTTCTGGACGCGTCGTGGTCACCGGCGTGGGGAAATCCGGTCTGGTGGGACGCAAGATTGCAGCCACGTTGTCCAGCACGGGAACACCGTCTTTTTTTCTGCATCCGGTCGAAGGTGCTCATGGCGATATGGGCATGTTGCGTGATGAGGATGTTATCCTGGCTATTTCCAATTCAGGTGGTACGGATGAATTGAACGCGATTCTTCCGACTTTGAAATCACTTGGTGTCACGATCATCTGCATGACTGCTCACACCACTTCGGATATGGCCAGACTCAGTGATATTGTCATCGAGGTCGCAGTCCCGCGTGAGGCGTGTCTGATTGGTCTGGCTCCGACGTCATCAACCACGGCACAGTTGGCTGTGGGCGATGCTTTGGCTGTCTGCCTTATGGAATGGAAGTCCTTTGGGCGAGATGATTTCAAGAAATTTCATCCCGGTGGATCACTGGGACAGCGATTGGCATCCAGCGTGGATCAACTCATGCATTGCGAAGGGCTGCCTGTTGTTGGTTCGGATGCTTCGCTTCACAGTGCCCTGGAAGTTTTGAATTCCGGGGGGCTTGGGCTTGTCGCGATTGTTGATGACGAAACGGTTCTCAAAGGGGTTCTTTCCGATGGAGATGTTCGCCGGGAAGTCTGTTGTGGGCCATTTGACGTTACCCGCCCCATTGGTGAGGTCATGACTCTTTCTCCCAAGCGGGCGAATGTCGGTGAATCCTCGGCTCTGGTGCTCGATGTCATGGAGCAGAACCAGATTACCGTTCTACCTGTGGTCAATGACGATGGCGTGCTGGTCGGCATGGTTCATCTTCACGATCTTCTTGGCAAGGGGGCGTTGCGCTTTTCCGGTTCCGGGCTTACGGAGAATGTCGGGTAA
- the purF gene encoding amidophosphoribosyltransferase, producing the protein MKKEYCGLFGIYGNKEAARMTYFGLYALQHRGQESAGIVTWDGEKIREQKGMGLVADVFNERHLGKELRGEIAMGHIRYSTTGASLIRNAQPFLVRHGDLRLAVAHNGNLVNTFELRAELEENGSIFQTTMDTEVFAHLIIKYLHQSETIEEAVAKACKRVRGAFSILVMANDKLIALKDPNGVRPLALGRVGDSYVFASETCAFDLIEAEYLRPLNPGEMVTIHKNKMTSTHYCEPEPKRQCIFELIYFARPDSTVFGDVVYESRKAMGAMLAKEAPVDADFVMPFPDSGNYAAVGYSQASGVPLELAMIRNHYVGRTFIQPSQDMRDFSVRVKLNPVKSMVQGKRIIIVEDSVVRGTTIRARVKKLRELGAREIHLRVSCPAIKHPCFYGIDFSSKGELIAANHEPEEIARFMGIESLHYLTIPGLVDSVTANDAWCLACFDGHYPIPLSDRMGKDCLEASPGIIKEFC; encoded by the coding sequence ATGAAAAAAGAGTATTGCGGACTTTTCGGAATCTACGGCAATAAAGAAGCCGCCAGGATGACCTATTTTGGGCTTTATGCCCTCCAGCACCGCGGACAGGAGTCTGCGGGCATTGTCACCTGGGACGGAGAGAAAATCCGTGAACAAAAAGGTATGGGGTTGGTGGCAGATGTTTTTAACGAACGTCACCTAGGCAAGGAATTACGTGGTGAAATTGCCATGGGACATATCCGGTACTCTACAACCGGGGCTTCTCTTATTCGCAATGCACAACCGTTTCTTGTCCGTCATGGCGACTTGCGTCTTGCTGTGGCTCATAATGGCAATTTGGTGAACACCTTTGAACTCAGGGCAGAACTTGAAGAGAACGGGTCCATCTTTCAAACGACCATGGACACCGAAGTCTTTGCCCACTTGATCATTAAATATCTCCACCAATCCGAGACCATAGAAGAGGCGGTGGCCAAAGCGTGCAAGCGGGTTCGGGGTGCTTTTTCCATTCTGGTCATGGCCAACGATAAACTCATTGCTTTGAAAGATCCGAATGGAGTGCGTCCGCTCGCTTTGGGACGTGTCGGGGATAGCTATGTGTTTGCTTCTGAAACATGTGCCTTTGATCTCATCGAAGCAGAATACCTTCGTCCGCTCAATCCGGGAGAGATGGTCACTATTCACAAGAACAAGATGACCTCGACGCACTACTGTGAGCCGGAGCCGAAACGGCAGTGTATTTTTGAGTTGATCTACTTTGCCCGTCCTGATTCCACGGTTTTCGGCGATGTTGTTTATGAGAGTCGCAAAGCCATGGGGGCCATGCTTGCCAAGGAAGCGCCGGTCGATGCCGATTTTGTCATGCCGTTCCCCGATTCCGGCAACTATGCGGCCGTGGGGTATTCCCAGGCATCCGGCGTCCCTCTGGAACTGGCCATGATTCGCAACCACTACGTGGGTCGGACTTTTATCCAGCCTTCTCAGGATATGCGGGATTTCTCGGTTCGCGTGAAGCTCAATCCGGTTAAATCCATGGTTCAGGGAAAACGGATTATTATTGTGGAAGATTCTGTTGTCCGGGGAACGACAATTCGAGCTCGTGTCAAGAAACTTCGCGAGCTCGGTGCCAGGGAAATTCATTTGCGAGTGAGTTGCCCCGCAATCAAGCACCCCTGTTTTTACGGGATTGATTTTTCTTCCAAAGGGGAGCTGATAGCTGCCAATCATGAGCCGGAAGAAATTGCACGTTTCATGGGCATCGAATCCTTGCATTACCTGACCATTCCCGGGTTGGTCGATTCGGTGACTGCTAATGATGCATGGTGTCTTGCCTGTTTTGACGGGCATTATCCTATCCCGCTTTCAGACAGAATGGGGAAGGATTGCCTGGAAGCATCTCCTGGTATTATCAAGGAATTTTGCTAA
- the carB gene encoding carbamoyl-phosphate synthase large subunit: MPKRTDIKKIMLIGSGPIVIGQACEFDYSGTQALKALKEEGYEVVLVNSNPASIMTDPELADATYIEPIEPETVARIIEKERPDALLPTLGGQTGLNTALALAEMGVLEKFEVELIGADIPVINKAESREEFREAMENIGLSMPQAGICRTMDDVREWGQKIPFPIIVRPAYTLGGSGGGVAYNMEELEDICSNGLALSMKSEIMLERSILGWKEYELEVMRDKKDNCVIICSIENLDPMGVHTGDSITVAPAQTLSDDEYQALRNASLAVMREIGVETGGSNVQFAINPENGEIIIIEMNPRVSRSSALASKATGFPIAKIAAKLAVGYTLDEIPNDITRETMASFEPAIDYCVIKIPRFTFEKFPGTEDYLTTAMKSVGETMAIGRTFKEALQKGLRSLETGHIGLGKRFDTCDIDKNEILRLLRRPNSERIFAVRNALRCGMTEDEVFEATQIDPWFLRQFIELFEMEKELVAFGKKEGVSCESEGMAEMLRKAKEFGYSDPQLSAMWKVGEDAIRSLRKELGIVPTYYLVDTCAAEFEAYTPYYYSTYETGQENTRDDVKKVVILGGGPNRIGQGIEFDYCCCHSSFTLKEMGVQSIMVNSNPETVSTDYDTSDKLYFEPLTFEDVMNILEFEKPDGVIVQFGGQTPLNLAIRLMNAGVPLIGTSPDAIDRAEDRERFKQFLNKLHLRQPSNGTAMSMVEAREVAEKIGFPVVLRPSYVLGGRGMDIVYTMDEFEEYFRSSARVSPEHPTLIDKFLEYAIEVDVDALADGEEVYIGGVMEHIEEAGIHSGDSASVLPPYSLSAEMVREIERQTIAMAMELGVVGLMNVQFAIKDGEVYIIEVNPRASRTVPFVSKATGVPLAKLATRVMLGEKLKDLKPAAMRKRGHVSVKESVFPFNRFPNVDVLLGPEMRSTGEVMGIDPSFGLAYMKSQLAAGQKLPTEGTVFISVNDWDKSKLVLVARDFEAMGFKVAATGGTADFLIEKGIKVNKVHKVHEGQRPHVVDHIKNGDFDLVINTPSGKKTVGDAKMIRQNTLLYDIPYTTTVSGARAVVQAIHELRENGLKVQSLQKYYGE; the protein is encoded by the coding sequence ATGCCCAAACGCACAGATATCAAGAAGATCATGTTGATCGGCTCCGGCCCCATTGTCATTGGCCAGGCTTGTGAATTCGACTACTCCGGCACCCAGGCGCTCAAGGCGCTTAAAGAAGAAGGGTACGAAGTTGTCCTTGTCAATTCCAACCCCGCTTCGATCATGACGGACCCCGAGTTGGCGGATGCGACGTACATCGAGCCCATAGAACCGGAAACTGTTGCCCGAATTATTGAAAAAGAGCGTCCCGACGCTCTTTTGCCGACTTTAGGGGGGCAAACAGGGTTGAATACAGCCCTTGCCCTTGCTGAAATGGGCGTTCTCGAGAAGTTTGAAGTTGAGCTTATCGGGGCGGATATCCCGGTCATCAACAAGGCCGAGAGTCGGGAAGAATTCCGCGAGGCCATGGAGAACATCGGTTTATCCATGCCGCAGGCCGGTATCTGCCGCACGATGGATGATGTGCGCGAATGGGGGCAGAAGATTCCGTTCCCGATTATTGTCCGCCCTGCTTATACGTTAGGTGGTTCGGGTGGTGGTGTAGCCTACAACATGGAAGAGCTTGAGGATATCTGTTCCAACGGCTTGGCCCTGTCCATGAAAAGTGAGATCATGCTTGAACGTTCCATCCTCGGGTGGAAAGAGTATGAGCTTGAGGTTATGCGCGATAAAAAGGATAACTGTGTGATCATCTGTTCTATTGAGAACCTTGATCCCATGGGAGTTCATACTGGCGATTCCATAACCGTTGCTCCTGCCCAGACTCTAAGTGACGATGAATATCAGGCTTTGCGGAATGCCTCCCTTGCCGTCATGCGTGAGATTGGTGTTGAGACCGGGGGCAGTAATGTCCAGTTTGCCATCAATCCGGAAAATGGCGAAATCATAATCATTGAAATGAACCCTCGGGTTTCCCGGTCTTCGGCTTTGGCCTCCAAGGCCACGGGATTTCCTATTGCAAAAATAGCGGCGAAACTCGCAGTCGGATATACGCTCGACGAGATTCCCAATGATATTACGCGCGAAACCATGGCCTCTTTTGAACCGGCCATTGACTACTGCGTGATCAAGATTCCCAGATTTACCTTTGAAAAATTTCCGGGAACCGAAGATTATTTGACAACTGCTATGAAGTCCGTGGGTGAGACCATGGCCATCGGGCGGACCTTCAAGGAAGCGCTCCAGAAAGGACTGCGCTCTCTTGAGACTGGGCATATCGGCCTAGGGAAAAGGTTTGATACGTGTGATATCGACAAGAATGAAATCCTGAGATTGTTGCGTCGCCCTAATTCCGAACGGATATTTGCCGTGCGGAATGCCCTGCGTTGCGGCATGACTGAAGATGAGGTCTTCGAGGCTACTCAAATTGATCCGTGGTTCCTGCGTCAGTTTATTGAGCTTTTTGAGATGGAAAAGGAGCTTGTGGCTTTCGGAAAGAAGGAAGGTGTAAGCTGCGAATCAGAAGGTATGGCCGAGATGCTTAGGAAGGCCAAGGAGTTTGGCTATTCCGATCCCCAACTTTCTGCCATGTGGAAGGTTGGTGAAGATGCTATTCGATCTCTGCGCAAGGAATTGGGTATTGTCCCGACATACTATCTTGTGGATACATGCGCTGCCGAGTTTGAGGCATATACTCCGTATTATTACTCCACCTACGAGACTGGGCAGGAAAATACGCGCGATGATGTCAAGAAGGTGGTCATTCTGGGTGGTGGACCCAACCGGATCGGACAGGGGATTGAGTTTGACTACTGCTGCTGTCATTCTTCTTTTACCTTGAAAGAGATGGGCGTGCAGTCCATTATGGTTAACTCCAACCCCGAGACCGTCTCCACGGATTACGACACGTCTGACAAGCTGTACTTTGAGCCACTGACTTTCGAGGATGTGATGAATATCCTGGAATTTGAGAAGCCTGACGGAGTCATCGTGCAATTTGGCGGACAGACTCCACTCAACCTCGCAATTCGGTTGATGAATGCGGGAGTGCCTCTCATTGGCACCAGTCCGGATGCCATTGATCGCGCTGAGGATCGGGAGCGGTTCAAGCAATTCCTGAATAAATTACACCTCCGGCAACCATCGAACGGTACGGCTATGTCAATGGTTGAAGCTCGCGAAGTTGCTGAAAAAATAGGCTTTCCAGTGGTGCTTCGTCCCTCATATGTCCTGGGGGGCCGTGGCATGGACATCGTCTATACCATGGATGAGTTTGAAGAATACTTTCGGTCTTCTGCTCGGGTTTCGCCTGAGCATCCGACCCTCATCGACAAGTTTCTCGAATACGCCATTGAGGTTGATGTGGATGCTTTGGCAGATGGTGAAGAGGTCTATATCGGCGGCGTCATGGAGCATATCGAGGAGGCGGGAATTCATTCCGGCGACTCGGCTTCCGTGCTTCCTCCATATAGTCTGAGCGCTGAAATGGTGCGAGAGATTGAGAGGCAGACTATTGCCATGGCCATGGAGCTTGGTGTGGTCGGATTGATGAATGTGCAGTTCGCCATCAAAGATGGTGAAGTGTATATCATCGAGGTCAACCCCCGCGCATCCAGAACTGTGCCGTTTGTTTCAAAGGCAACCGGAGTGCCGCTTGCCAAGCTTGCCACCAGGGTTATGCTCGGAGAGAAGCTCAAGGATCTCAAACCAGCTGCCATGCGCAAGAGAGGGCATGTCTCTGTCAAGGAATCCGTATTCCCATTTAACCGATTCCCCAATGTGGATGTTCTGCTCGGACCTGAAATGCGTTCGACCGGAGAAGTCATGGGGATCGACCCCAGTTTTGGGCTGGCCTATATGAAATCACAGTTAGCAGCCGGGCAAAAATTACCGACCGAAGGGACGGTTTTCATTTCGGTGAATGATTGGGATAAATCCAAGCTCGTTCTGGTCGCCAGAGACTTCGAAGCCATGGGATTCAAGGTTGCAGCCACAGGTGGAACCGCTGATTTTCTGATTGAGAAAGGAATCAAGGTTAATAAGGTTCACAAGGTCCACGAAGGACAGCGGCCTCATGTGGTCGATCATATCAAGAATGGGGATTTCGATCTGGTCATCAACACTCCCTCCGGCAAAAAAACCGTGGGGGATGCCAAAATGATCCGCCAGAATACACTGTTGTACGACATTCCCTACACCACCACGGTGTCGGGCGCCCGGGCTGTAGTCCAGGCCATCCATGAACTGAGGGAGAATGGCCTCAAGGTCCAGAGCCTCCAGAAATACTACGGCGAATAA
- a CDS encoding FeoA family protein, with the protein MTTKPLSSYPQGSTVRIANIQGGQKARSRMLAMGMTPGCPIQVLAEDSNGYKVRVRGADIVLCCRMASKIMAVESSESDLTCSCCPNPHSKAS; encoded by the coding sequence ATGACTACAAAACCGCTTAGTTCCTACCCTCAGGGAAGCACTGTACGAATTGCAAATATTCAGGGAGGACAAAAAGCCCGATCCAGAATGCTCGCAATGGGTATGACCCCAGGCTGCCCAATCCAAGTACTCGCTGAAGATTCCAACGGCTACAAAGTCCGAGTAAGGGGTGCTGACATAGTCCTTTGCTGTCGGATGGCAAGCAAAATCATGGCGGTGGAGAGCAGCGAATCTGATTTAACCTGCTCTTGCTGCCCAAATCCACACAGCAAAGCTTCCTAA
- a CDS encoding YbgA family protein, with protein MSETIKIGVSACVLGEKVRYDGSHERDLYLTETLAKYVEFIPFCPEIACGMSVPREKVRQIDCGGKIKLIGQDSGEDWSDRMDRWCTKVLPGLESEKLSGFVFRSRSPSCALRQSTIFSTTGKPPKKGPGFFASRAIKMFPLFPVEASERLHNPLLRENFIRRVFVFSRWQRLESKGKKIGELVDFHNRHKMIIRSHDLRGYRQLGKLFGESSVFNNEEIFDAYSSLLFKSLSLKATPKKNAEVLKHALRFIQKDLPKDDSSELLGMINAYKSGRIPLLVPITIINHYARKLDQSYLRQQYFLNPHPSELKLLNHV; from the coding sequence ATGTCCGAGACCATAAAAATCGGCGTCAGTGCGTGTGTATTAGGTGAAAAAGTTCGTTATGACGGCAGTCATGAACGAGACCTGTACCTCACTGAAACATTGGCAAAATATGTCGAATTCATACCATTCTGTCCCGAGATAGCCTGTGGCATGAGTGTCCCCCGCGAAAAGGTCAGACAAATTGACTGCGGCGGTAAGATAAAACTCATTGGTCAAGACAGCGGTGAGGATTGGTCGGATCGCATGGACAGGTGGTGCACAAAGGTCCTGCCGGGTCTGGAATCTGAAAAACTCAGTGGCTTTGTGTTCCGGAGCCGCTCTCCCTCCTGTGCATTGAGGCAAAGCACAATATTCTCCACCACAGGAAAACCACCCAAAAAAGGCCCTGGTTTTTTCGCTTCCCGCGCCATAAAAATGTTTCCCCTCTTTCCTGTTGAAGCCAGTGAGCGGTTGCACAACCCTCTTTTAAGGGAAAATTTCATCCGACGAGTTTTCGTCTTTTCCCGATGGCAACGACTCGAATCCAAAGGCAAAAAGATTGGTGAACTTGTTGATTTTCATAACCGCCACAAGATGATCATCAGGTCCCATGACTTACGCGGATATCGCCAATTGGGAAAGCTGTTTGGAGAAAGTTCTGTCTTCAACAATGAAGAAATTTTTGATGCATACTCAAGCCTGCTCTTCAAATCCTTGTCGCTCAAAGCAACGCCCAAAAAAAATGCCGAAGTTCTCAAGCATGCATTACGCTTTATCCAAAAAGATCTGCCTAAAGATGACTCCAGTGAACTGCTTGGGATGATCAATGCATATAAGAGTGGACGTATTCCCCTTCTGGTTCCAATTACAATCATCAACCACTATGCCCGTAAACTCGATCAATCCTATCTCAGGCAACAGTACTTCCTCAACCCGCACCCATCGGAACTCAAGCTGCTCAACCACGTCTAG
- a CDS encoding YbgA family protein yields the protein METKIKIGISACLLGENVRYDGQNALARHITGPLAEYLDFYPICPEVGCGMGVPREPVRLVGTLENNKLMGRESGKDWTGIMRTWAEKTLPQIEEKQLCGFIFKAKSPSSGMCRIKIYPEEGGQPNSYAGTGLFAGMLMERYPLLPVEDEGRLHDIVLRGNFIERLFVEHRWNKMLASGRNMKNIIDFHSRHKMLIRSHDVTLYRALGKLVGEGKHMGLEKLFESYHALMSTALAKKPTIKKNVDVLMHIMGYFKKLLTTDEKKECLELIGNYKTNLLPLIVPVTLMNHYVRKYDVAYLNEQYYLNPHPLELKLRNHA from the coding sequence ATGGAAACGAAAATCAAGATTGGCATCAGCGCATGCCTTTTAGGTGAAAATGTCCGGTACGATGGGCAGAATGCCTTGGCTCGCCATATCACGGGGCCATTGGCGGAGTATCTTGATTTTTATCCAATATGCCCGGAGGTTGGCTGTGGTATGGGAGTACCGCGAGAGCCTGTCCGCCTGGTAGGGACACTGGAAAACAACAAGCTCATGGGACGAGAAAGTGGCAAAGACTGGACTGGGATTATGCGCACTTGGGCAGAAAAAACACTGCCACAAATAGAGGAAAAACAGCTCTGCGGTTTCATATTCAAGGCAAAATCGCCCTCCAGCGGCATGTGCAGAATAAAAATCTACCCCGAAGAAGGCGGGCAACCAAACAGCTATGCTGGAACCGGTCTCTTTGCGGGCATGCTCATGGAGCGCTATCCGCTCTTGCCTGTGGAGGACGAGGGGCGACTCCATGACATTGTACTCCGTGGCAATTTCATTGAACGCCTGTTCGTGGAGCACAGATGGAACAAAATGCTTGCATCAGGCAGAAATATGAAAAACATCATCGATTTTCATTCCCGACACAAAATGCTTATCCGTTCCCATGACGTCACGCTGTATCGCGCTCTGGGAAAACTTGTTGGTGAAGGAAAGCACATGGGGCTTGAGAAACTCTTTGAAAGCTATCATGCTCTCATGAGCACTGCCCTGGCAAAAAAACCGACCATCAAAAAAAATGTTGATGTTCTCATGCATATAATGGGTTATTTCAAAAAACTGCTGACAACAGACGAAAAAAAAGAATGCCTCGAACTTATCGGGAATTACAAGACCAATCTTCTACCGCTTATCGTCCCCGTTACGCTCATGAACCATTACGTACGTAAGTATGATGTCGCCTATCTGAATGAGCAATATTACCTGAATCCCCATCCACTCGAGCTGAAATTGCGAAACCATGCATAA
- a CDS encoding tetratricopeptide repeat protein, whose translation MYIDVMSPQPSGKNGPWGESCVGVFREGQVLTLEEVLESIRSTCLKVFTFEDREIFSDNEYGLQLCAALREAGVNILWTARLNQEPSCELLQEMRLAGCQRLDFFLPSVGIGEVVSRVRKFGFAVRLCSIGGVWTSRDEWTYSVAERERVATLLPDVHAVHFELAVAYYKARRYREVMLPLGKAMTLGFPMNTLCLNLLACLSAVKHYPDMAAGLLEQAAYDCPPPVVSRNRREIRAWLESGGDVRGVPLILEPEASLHV comes from the coding sequence ATGTATATTGACGTCATGTCTCCTCAGCCCAGCGGGAAAAATGGGCCATGGGGAGAGTCGTGTGTTGGCGTGTTTCGTGAAGGACAGGTACTGACGCTCGAAGAAGTTCTTGAGTCCATTCGGAGCACATGTCTCAAAGTGTTCACTTTCGAAGATCGGGAGATCTTTTCGGATAATGAGTATGGTCTTCAGTTGTGTGCGGCCTTACGAGAAGCGGGAGTCAACATACTTTGGACAGCGCGGTTGAACCAAGAGCCATCCTGTGAACTCTTGCAAGAAATGAGGTTGGCTGGTTGTCAACGGCTCGATTTTTTTCTCCCCTCAGTGGGCATAGGCGAGGTCGTTTCCCGCGTGAGAAAGTTCGGGTTCGCTGTGAGGTTGTGTTCAATTGGTGGAGTGTGGACTTCTCGCGATGAATGGACCTATTCCGTCGCTGAAAGGGAGAGAGTGGCCACCTTGCTGCCAGATGTCCATGCAGTCCATTTCGAACTGGCTGTGGCATACTACAAAGCCCGCCGATATCGTGAGGTCATGCTTCCTTTGGGAAAAGCCATGACACTCGGATTTCCTATGAATACTCTTTGTTTGAATCTCTTGGCCTGCCTTAGCGCCGTCAAGCATTATCCAGATATGGCGGCGGGGTTGCTTGAGCAGGCCGCTTATGACTGTCCGCCTCCTGTAGTATCCCGGAACCGACGGGAAATCCGGGCATGGCTGGAGAGTGGGGGGGACGTGAGGGGAGTGCCTCTTATCCTTGAGCCGGAAGCTTCTCTTCATGTCTGA